A stretch of Carnobacteriaceae bacterium zg-C25 DNA encodes these proteins:
- the lacD gene encoding tagatose-bisphosphate aldolase, producing MLELTQGKKAAMDRLSTENGIISALAIDQRGALKKMITALGVEPTQEQIEEFKVLVSRELTPYASSILLDPEYGLPGANARAENAGLLLAYEKTGYDATVPGRLPDLLSIWSAKRIKAAGADAVKFLLYYDIDEDASINEQKHAFIERLGSECVAEDIPFYLELVSYDATNADSNSVEFAKVKAHKVNEMMKEFSKPQYHVDVLKVEVPVNMKYVEGFGTDEVVYTKAEAMRLFKEQSEATHLPFIFLSAGVSAEMFQDTLRFAKEAGSTFNGVLCGRATWQHGVKPFVTGTLEETLEWLRTEGKANIESLNAVVNETASSWHTKATVK from the coding sequence ATGTTAGAGTTGACACAAGGAAAAAAAGCTGCAATGGATCGATTATCGACTGAAAACGGCATTATTAGCGCGTTAGCCATTGACCAGCGTGGAGCATTGAAAAAAATGATTACGGCGTTAGGCGTAGAACCAACTCAAGAACAAATTGAAGAATTTAAAGTGTTGGTATCTCGTGAATTAACACCGTATGCATCAAGTATTTTATTGGACCCAGAATATGGGTTGCCAGGTGCAAATGCGCGTGCTGAAAACGCCGGTTTACTATTGGCGTATGAAAAAACAGGGTATGACGCAACAGTTCCAGGACGTTTACCAGATTTATTAAGCATTTGGTCTGCAAAACGCATTAAAGCAGCCGGTGCAGATGCTGTGAAATTCTTGTTGTACTATGACATTGACGAAGATGCTTCAATTAACGAACAAAAACATGCGTTTATTGAACGTTTAGGTAGTGAGTGTGTTGCAGAAGATATTCCGTTCTATTTAGAATTAGTATCTTACGACGCAACAAATGCAGACAGCAATTCTGTAGAATTTGCGAAAGTTAAAGCACATAAAGTTAATGAAATGATGAAAGAATTCTCTAAACCGCAATACCATGTTGATGTATTGAAAGTAGAAGTACCAGTAAATATGAAATACGTGGAAGGTTTTGGAACAGATGAAGTCGTTTATACAAAAGCAGAAGCAATGCGTCTATTTAAAGAACAAAGTGAAGCAACACATCTACCGTTTATTTTCTTAAGTGCAGGTGTATCTGCTGAAATGTTCCAAGATACATTACGTTTTGCTAAAGAAGCGGGTTCAACATTCAACGGTGTGTTATGTGGCCGTGCAACATGGCAACATGGTGTAAAACCTTTTGTAACGGGCACTCTAGAAGAAACATTGGAGTGGTTGCGTACTGAAGGAAAAGCAAACATTGAAAGCTTGAATGCTGTCGTAAATGAAACAGCAAGTTCATGGCATACAAAAGCTACTGTAAAATAG